One part of the Brevundimonas subvibrioides ATCC 15264 genome encodes these proteins:
- a CDS encoding NAD(P)/FAD-dependent oxidoreductase, translating into MADISCDIVVVGAGVLGLCVAGELASRGRDVRVIDPGEPNASSVAAGMIAPAAEILLDRPGGDVATVFREAAALWPDLAAYRGILLDPTPAEWAGEDRQAAAALLADHGFETVWEAGRLHLPSDVRLEPAQALAALARSIGTPILPQRLLRMARTAAGWRLQVEDGAIEADAVVLANGTAGPVLGLPDAVVEILARVSPIAGQIGRVARPLTDRVVRGDGSYVVPGAGGNTLIGATMVEGERHPVPDRAASQTLVRAAEALLGRAIGDAVDWRVGVRGASPDGLPMAGPTREPAIHVALAPRRNGWLLGPMVAKVVADGIEGRPRDRYAAAFDPLRFSSQAG; encoded by the coding sequence GTGGCGGATATTTCATGTGACATCGTGGTGGTCGGCGCGGGCGTGCTGGGCCTTTGCGTCGCCGGCGAGCTCGCGTCGCGAGGTCGGGACGTTCGGGTGATCGACCCGGGCGAACCCAATGCGTCCTCGGTCGCGGCCGGCATGATCGCGCCGGCGGCGGAAATCCTGCTGGACCGTCCCGGCGGGGATGTGGCGACCGTGTTTCGCGAGGCGGCGGCGCTGTGGCCGGATCTGGCGGCGTATCGCGGGATCCTCCTTGATCCGACACCGGCGGAATGGGCGGGCGAGGACCGGCAAGCGGCGGCGGCCCTGCTGGCCGACCACGGCTTCGAGACGGTGTGGGAGGCCGGTCGACTGCATCTGCCGTCCGACGTGCGGCTCGAACCTGCGCAGGCCCTGGCGGCGCTGGCGCGTTCGATCGGAACGCCGATCCTGCCGCAACGGCTGTTGAGGATGGCACGGACCGCGGCGGGGTGGCGGCTGCAGGTCGAGGATGGCGCGATCGAAGCGGACGCGGTGGTTCTGGCCAATGGCACGGCCGGTCCGGTGCTGGGTCTCCCGGACGCGGTCGTGGAGATCCTGGCCCGTGTCTCGCCGATCGCAGGTCAGATCGGCCGGGTCGCGCGGCCGTTGACCGATCGGGTCGTGAGAGGCGACGGGTCCTATGTCGTGCCGGGAGCCGGGGGAAACACACTGATCGGCGCGACCATGGTCGAGGGCGAGCGCCATCCCGTGCCCGATCGCGCCGCATCGCAGACCCTTGTCCGGGCCGCCGAGGCCCTGCTGGGCCGCGCGATCGGAGACGCTGTCGATTGGCGCGTGGGTGTGCGCGGGGCCAGCCCGGACGGCCTGCCCATGGCCGGACCCACACGCGAGCCCGCGATCCACGTCGCCCTGGCCCCCCGCCGGAACGGCTGGCTGCTGGGGCCGATGGTGGCGAAGGTCGTGGCCGACGGGATCGAAGGGCGACCGCGCGATCGCTACGCGGCCGCCTTCGATCCCCTGCGGTTCAGCTCTCAGGCAGGTTGA
- a CDS encoding TonB family protein, whose translation MMMQTAGGPRLVSPIDFGERKRPLPRSTWITIGVVGLAHVGLAVALYYQRVETEVVPDAPPERIIDARMYRLPEPEPRPAPTPPAPNPPVNRTPAPPQTVETLPTVMTDTPVATPGPFINTTTIVAPATATGTASEPVDTTPPGPPVITSPRWISQPSGEQLARAYPGRAISQSVSGSARLSCLVQANGTVTGCSVVSETPGGFGFGRAALGLTRYFRMSPRTVDGQAVDGARVSIGLRFNLPES comes from the coding sequence ATGATGATGCAGACCGCAGGCGGACCCCGACTGGTCAGCCCGATCGATTTCGGCGAACGCAAACGCCCCCTGCCCCGGTCAACCTGGATCACCATCGGGGTCGTGGGGCTGGCCCATGTCGGTCTGGCCGTCGCGCTTTACTACCAGCGGGTCGAGACCGAGGTCGTGCCCGACGCACCACCGGAACGGATCATCGACGCCCGCATGTACCGGCTGCCAGAGCCGGAGCCCAGGCCGGCGCCCACGCCCCCGGCGCCCAATCCGCCGGTGAACCGCACGCCCGCACCGCCGCAGACCGTCGAGACCCTGCCCACCGTCATGACCGACACGCCGGTCGCAACACCGGGCCCGTTCATCAACACGACCACAATCGTGGCTCCCGCGACCGCCACCGGCACGGCCAGCGAGCCGGTCGACACGACGCCGCCCGGCCCGCCCGTGATCACCTCCCCGCGCTGGATCAGCCAGCCCAGCGGCGAGCAGCTGGCGCGCGCTTATCCCGGCCGGGCGATCTCGCAGTCGGTGTCGGGCTCGGCCCGTCTCAGTTGCCTGGTCCAGGCCAACGGCACCGTGACCGGCTGCAGCGTCGTCTCCGAGACCCCCGGCGGGTTTGGCTTCGGCCGGGCCGCCCTGGGGCTGACCCGCTATTTCCGCATGAGCCCGCGGACCGTCGACGGCCAGGCGGTGGACGGTGCCCGGGTCAGCATCGGTTTGCGCTTCAACCTGCCTGAGAGCTGA
- a CDS encoding transglycosylase SLT domain-containing protein yields MTVGAIPASGGVEAAIRRAASATGVDFDFLMKTARRESAFNPSAKARTSSAAGLFQFIEQTWLATVKQHGAQHGYGQYADLIHRGSDGRWRVDGSARNVVLDLRFDPQAASTMAGELTASNAAYLRGRTGREPGAGDLYAAHFLGPAGAAQIMEAMATRPGASAAAMFPQAAAANRSIFYRDGRAATVAEVHANLQRTAGEGAPALGSGAPGLPALDEKDMAIAARMDRLKQDQGLLALLLGQEGDQKGGSFTKAFGTGTGSPSGGGW; encoded by the coding sequence ATGACCGTCGGAGCGATTCCAGCATCGGGAGGGGTGGAGGCCGCGATCCGTCGTGCCGCCAGCGCAACCGGCGTGGACTTCGACTTCCTGATGAAGACGGCGCGGCGCGAGAGCGCGTTCAACCCCTCGGCCAAGGCACGGACCTCTTCGGCCGCCGGCCTGTTCCAGTTCATCGAGCAGACCTGGCTGGCGACCGTCAAGCAGCACGGGGCCCAGCACGGCTATGGCCAGTACGCGGATCTGATCCATCGCGGGTCGGACGGCCGCTGGCGGGTGGACGGATCGGCGCGCAACGTCGTGCTGGACCTGCGGTTCGATCCGCAGGCGGCCTCGACCATGGCGGGCGAACTGACGGCGTCGAACGCCGCCTACCTGCGCGGGCGTACCGGACGGGAGCCGGGCGCCGGCGATCTGTATGCGGCGCACTTCCTGGGTCCGGCGGGGGCGGCCCAGATCATGGAGGCCATGGCGACGCGGCCTGGTGCCAGTGCCGCAGCCATGTTCCCGCAGGCGGCCGCGGCGAACCGCTCGATCTTCTACCGGGACGGCCGCGCGGCGACCGTGGCCGAGGTCCATGCCAATCTGCAGCGCACCGCGGGCGAGGGCGCTCCGGCGCTCGGGTCCGGCGCACCGGGACTGCCCGCGCTGGACGAGAAGGACATGGCCATCGCCGCACGCATGGACCGCCTGAAACAGGATCAGGGTCTGCTGGCCCTGCTGCTGGGCCAGGAAGGCGACCAGAAGGGCGGCAGCTTCACCAAGGCCTTTGGAACCGGGACAGGATCCCCGTCGGGAGGCGGGTGGTAA
- a CDS encoding DUF2336 domain-containing protein has translation MTAYRARLTEFDIRRLIKATDEDERASAAHKLCRSMDRIDLDDADREAAQKIMRVLAQDAAELVRRALAVTLKSSDLLPHDVARMLAADVDSIALPIIGSSPVFTDDDLIEIVKAGSAVRQVAVAARPRVSRDVADVLSSDGCEQSVRTLASNDNADISENAMGRVVDRFGSSPEVVAALAYRQVLPLDITERLVALASEAVRTHLITRHAVAPETAIRLSTFARERATVDLIDQAATTADIATFVGQLNARRALTGSLLLRALARGQMTLFEHGIAELASTPHERAWLMVHDAGPLGLKAIYDRAGLPPRLFQAFRAGVDTWRQLSAEGADTTGEAFRERMLERFLTQRPNTSRDDLAYLMERLDRPAETPGRLVAANAA, from the coding sequence ATGACCGCCTATCGCGCCCGTCTGACCGAGTTCGACATCCGCCGCCTGATCAAGGCGACGGACGAGGACGAGCGCGCCTCGGCGGCCCACAAGCTGTGCCGCAGCATGGACCGGATCGATCTGGACGATGCCGATCGCGAAGCCGCCCAGAAGATCATGCGGGTCCTGGCCCAAGACGCCGCCGAGCTGGTGCGGCGGGCCCTCGCGGTGACGCTCAAGAGCTCGGATCTGCTGCCGCACGATGTGGCGCGGATGCTGGCGGCGGACGTCGACTCCATCGCCCTGCCCATCATCGGCTCCTCGCCGGTGTTCACCGACGACGACCTGATCGAGATCGTGAAGGCCGGATCGGCGGTGCGTCAGGTGGCGGTGGCGGCGCGGCCGCGCGTGTCCCGCGACGTCGCCGACGTGCTGAGCAGCGACGGCTGCGAACAGTCCGTCAGAACCCTGGCGTCCAACGACAATGCCGACATTTCCGAAAACGCCATGGGGCGCGTCGTCGACCGGTTCGGATCGTCGCCCGAGGTCGTGGCGGCCCTTGCCTATCGTCAGGTCCTGCCGCTGGACATCACCGAGCGGCTGGTCGCCCTGGCCAGCGAGGCGGTGCGGACGCACCTGATCACCCGCCATGCCGTCGCGCCCGAAACGGCCATCCGGCTGTCGACCTTCGCGCGCGAGCGGGCGACCGTCGACCTGATCGACCAGGCCGCGACGACGGCGGATATCGCGACCTTCGTGGGCCAGCTGAATGCCCGCCGCGCGCTGACCGGGTCGCTGCTGCTGCGGGCCCTGGCGCGCGGACAGATGACCCTGTTCGAGCACGGGATCGCCGAACTGGCCTCGACGCCGCACGAGCGGGCGTGGCTGATGGTGCACGATGCGGGTCCGCTGGGCCTGAAGGCCATCTATGATCGCGCCGGCCTGCCGCCGCGCCTGTTCCAGGCTTTCCGTGCCGGTGTCGACACCTGGCGCCAGCTGTCGGCGGAAGGCGCGGACACGACCGGCGAGGCGTTCCGCGAGCGGATGCTGGAACGGTTCCTGACCCAGCGGCCCAACACCTCGCGCGACGACCTGGCCTATCTGATGGAGCGGCTGGACCGGCCGGCGGAAACGCCGGGACGTCTGGTCGCGGCGAACGCGGCGTAG